Proteins co-encoded in one Ziziphus jujuba cultivar Dongzao chromosome 9, ASM3175591v1 genomic window:
- the LOC125418374 gene encoding ubiquinol oxidase, mitochondrial, whose amino-acid sequence MMVVMNRRVAWLSAVRALIVNGGKSSGSSSSNRYISTAAVAGKPLESFCASRELDWRKSTMVMRMMCTASSSSKELTEKDDRKEKTSSSATEAKKKKDDDEDKALVSSYWGIARPKITREDGTEWPWNCFMPWETYRADISIDLSKHHVPKTFPDKVAYRTVKLLRIPTDIFFKRRYGCRAMMLETVAGVPGIVGGMLLHLRSLRKFDHSGGWIKALLEEAENERMHLMTMVELVKPKWYERLLVLAVQGIFFNAYFVLYLLSPKVAHRVVGYLEEEAIHSYTEYLKDIDNGKIENVSAPAIAIDYWRLPKDATLKDVITVIRADEAHHRDVNHFASDIHFQKKELREAPAPIGYH is encoded by the exons ATGATGGTGGTGATGAATCGGCGCGTGGCTTGGTTGTCGGCGGTGAGAGCTCTGATCGTCAATGGCGGCAAAAGCAGCGGCAGTAGCAGCAGCAACCGCTATATTTCCACTGCCGCCGTGGCTGGTAAGCCTTTGGAAAGTTTCTGTGCATCCAGAGAGTTGGACTGGAGGAAGAGCACGATGGTGATGAGGATGATGTGTACGGCATCATCGTCGTCGAAGGAATTGACGGAGAAAGACGATCGTAAGGAGAAGACATCGTCGTCGGCGACTGaagcgaagaagaagaaggacgaTGATGAAGATAAGGCGTTGGTTTCGAGCTACTGGGGGATAGCAAGGCCGAAGATCACCAGGGAAGATGGCACCGAATGGCCCTGGAACTGCTTCATG CCATGGGAAACTTATCGTGCGGACATATCCATTGATCTGAGCAAACACCATGTCCCGAAGACATTTCCTGACAAAGTGGCTTATAGGACGGTGAAACTCCTTAGAATTCCAACTGATATATTTTTCAAG AGACGATATGGTTGTCGTGCTATGATGTTGGAAACTGTGGCTGGTGTCCCTGGTATTGTAGGAGGAATGCTGCTGCACTTAAGGTCTCTCCGCAAGTTCGATCACAGTGGTGGTTGGATTAAAGCATTGCTTGAAGAAGCAGAGAATGAGAGGATGCACCTGATGACCATGGTGGAACTTGTTAAACCAAAATGGTATGAGAGGCTACTGGTTCTGGCTGTTCAGGGAATCTTCTTCAATGCCTACTTTGTGCTTTATTTACTTTCCCCCAAGGTGGCACATAGAGTTGTTGGGTATCTGGAAGAGGAGGCTATTCACTCTTATACAGAGTATTTGAAGGATATTGATAACGgtaaaattgaaaatgtttCCGCTCCTGCTATTGCAATTGACTACTGGAGGCTGCCCAAAGATGCAACCCTCAAGGATGTTATTACTGTGATTCGTGCTGATGAAGCTCACCATCGGGATGTGAACCATTTTGCATCA GATATTCATTTTCAGAAAAAGGAATTGAGAGAAGCTCCAGCTCCTATAGGTTATCATTAA
- the LOC107421513 gene encoding copper-transporting ATPase PAA1, chloroplastic isoform X2: protein MDSALSTSTTLFAVSKALNRRLSTSTAIQCLPAKLLSRRLSYICGFYGGLNGGAARLASFSSSSPSLSSSSLKTLCAVEASLRRRLQCVSSSSAASFASGGGNGGFGGESGGGDGGGGGGKSGSDSGSGESNLVGGAGDEASARSSEVIILDVGGMTCGGCAASVKRILESQPQVSSATVNLTTETAIVWPLSEAKVVPNWHQQLGETLAKHLTSCGFKSSLRDSGGENFRKLFQRKMEEKHNRLKESGRELAFSWALCAVCLLGHLSHFFGAKAAWLHAFHSTGFHISLSLFTLLGPGRHLIHDGMKSLFRGTPNMNTLVGLGALSSFTVSSLAAFIPKLGWKTFFEEPIMLIAFVLLGRNLEQRAKIKATSDMTGLLSILPSKARLLLNNDGKEVDSTVEVPCNSLQIGDQIVVLPGDRVPVDGIVRAGRSTVDESSFTGEPLPATKLPGSQVEAGSINLNGTLTVEVRRPGGESAMGDIIRLVEEAQSREAPVQRLADKVSGHFTYGVMALSAATFLFWSLFGSRILPAALCQGSSVSLALQLSCSVLVVACPCALGLATPTAMLVGTSLGATRGLLLRGGNILEKFSMVNTIVFDKTGTLTIGRPVVTKVVTPKYLGGNKTNLNWSEVDILKLAAGVEANTVHPIGKAIVEAAQAISCQNVKVADGTFMEEPGSGAVASIDERKVSVGTLDWVQRHGVVENPFQEVEDHQNQSFVYVGVDNTLAGLIYFEDQIREDAGQVVRSLSRQGINVYMLSGDKRNAAEYVGSEVGIPKEKV from the exons ATGGACTCCGCATTATCCACTTCTACCACTCTCTTCGCCGTCTCCAAAGCCCTAAACCGCCGCCTCTCAACCTCCACCGCCATTCAATGCCTTCCGGCGAAGCTCCTTTCCCGCCGCCTCAGCTACATTTGCGGCTTCTACGGTGGTCTTAATGGCGGCGCCGCTCGCTTGGCTTCGTTCTCTTCTTCTTCGCCGTCACTGTCGTCATCGTCTCTCAAAACCTTGTGTGCTGTTGAGGCTTCGTTACGGCGTCGTCTCCAGTGCGTTTCCAGCTCTTCTGCTGCTTCTTTTGCTTCTGGTGGTGGAAATGGAGGGTTTGGTGGGGAGAGTGGCGGcggagatggtggtggtgggggCGGTAAGAGTGGATCCGATAGTGGTAGTGGTGAGTCGAATTTGGTGGGTGGTGCTGGGGATGAGGCTTCGGCTCGTTCCTCGGAGGTCATAATTCTTGATGTTGGA GGAATGACATGCGGTGGATGTGCAGCCAGTGTGAAGAGAATTCTAGAAAGCCAA CCACAAGTGTCATCAGCTACAGTAAATCTCACAACAGAAACTGCAATCGTGTGGCCTTTGTCTGAAGCCAAGGTTGTACCAAACTGGCATCAACAATTAGGAGAAACACTTGCAAAACATTTGACAAGTTGTGGATTCAAGTCTAGCCTTCGAG ATTCAGGGGGAGAAAATTTTCGTAAACTTTTCCAaaggaaaatggaagaaaagcaCAATCGCCTTAAAGAAAGTG gTCGTGAGCTTGCTTTCTCTTGGGCTTTATGTGCTGTCTGCCTGTTAGGTCACCTTTCTCATTTTTTTGGAGCCAAGGCTGCATGGCTCCATGCATTTCATTCCACAGGATTTCATATATCCTTGTCTTTGTTTACATTGCTTGGTCCTGGAAGGCATCTTATCCATGATGGTATGAAGAGCCTTTTCAGAGGGACTCCAAATATGAATACTTTGGTTGGTCTTGGGGCTTTGTCATCGTTTACTGTTAGTTCATTGGCTGCCTTTATCCCTAAACTG GGTTGGAAGACCTTTTTTGAGGAACCAATTATGTTGATAGCATTCGTCTTGTTAGGGAGGAATCTTGAGCAGAGAGCGAAAATTAAAGCAACCAGTGATATGACAGGACTTCTCAGTATTTTACCATCAAAAGCTCGTCTTCTGTTGAATAATGATGGAAAAGAAGTAGACTCAACAGTTGAAGTTCCATGTAACAGTCTCCAAATTGGCGACCAAATTGTTGTACTACCTGGT GACCGTGTTCCAGTTGATGGAATTGTCAGAGCTGGCAGAAGCACCGTCGACGAGTCAAGTTTCACTGGGGAGCCATTACCAGCGACTAAACTACCTGGG AGCCAAGTTGAAGCTGGAAGCATAAATCTTAATGGGACACTTACTGTTGAAGTGCGGAGACCAGGTGGAGAGAGTGCAATGGGAGACATCATTCGTTTGGTGGAGGAAGCACAAAGTAGGGAAGCTCCTGTACAGCGCCTGGCTGACAAG GTCTCTGGGCACTTCACTTATGGAGTTATGGCACTCTCTGCTGCTACGTTTTTGTTCTGGAGTTTATTTGGTTCACGTATTCTACCTGCTGCCTTGTGTCAAGGAAGTTCAGTTTCATTGGCACTGCAGCTTTCTTGCAGTGTTCTG GTTGTTGCTTGTCCCTGTGCACTTGGCTTAGCCACACCTACGGCTATGCTG gtGGGAACATCACTGGGAGCAACAAGAGGACTGCTTTTGCGTGGTGGAAATATTTTGGAGAAGTTTTCGATGGTGAACACTATTGTGTTTGACAAAACAGGGACGTTGACAATTGGTAGACCTGTTGTCACAAAGGTTGTGACCCCAAAATATTTGGG CGGAAACAAGACAAATCTTAATTGGTCAGAAGTTGACATTTTAAAGTTAGCTGCTGGTGTAGAAGCAAATACAGTTCATCCAATTGGGAAAGCTATTGTGGAAGCTGCTCAGGCTATTAGTTGTCAGAATGTGAAG GTGGCAGATGGAACATTCATGGAAGAACCTGGGTCTGGTGCTGTTGCATCCATTGATGAAAGAAAGGTTTCTGTTGGGACCCTGGACTGGGTTCAAAG ACATGGAGTCGTTGAAAATCCCTTTCAAGAAGTGGAGGATCATCAGAATCAATCTTTCGTCTATGTTGGAGTTGATAATACTCTTGCTGGTCTTATTTATTTTGAGGATCAAATCAGGGAAGATGCTGGCCAAGTAGTCAGATCTTTGTCCAGGCAGGGAATAAATGTATACATGCTGTCGGGGGACAAAAGAAATGCAGCTGAGTATGTAGGATCTGAAGTTGGTATTCCAAAAGAGAAG GTGTAA
- the LOC107421513 gene encoding copper-transporting ATPase PAA1, chloroplastic isoform X1 — protein sequence MDSALSTSTTLFAVSKALNRRLSTSTAIQCLPAKLLSRRLSYICGFYGGLNGGAARLASFSSSSPSLSSSSLKTLCAVEASLRRRLQCVSSSSAASFASGGGNGGFGGESGGGDGGGGGGKSGSDSGSGESNLVGGAGDEASARSSEVIILDVGGMTCGGCAASVKRILESQPQVSSATVNLTTETAIVWPLSEAKVVPNWHQQLGETLAKHLTSCGFKSSLRDSGGENFRKLFQRKMEEKHNRLKESGRELAFSWALCAVCLLGHLSHFFGAKAAWLHAFHSTGFHISLSLFTLLGPGRHLIHDGMKSLFRGTPNMNTLVGLGALSSFTVSSLAAFIPKLGWKTFFEEPIMLIAFVLLGRNLEQRAKIKATSDMTGLLSILPSKARLLLNNDGKEVDSTVEVPCNSLQIGDQIVVLPGDRVPVDGIVRAGRSTVDESSFTGEPLPATKLPGSQVEAGSINLNGTLTVEVRRPGGESAMGDIIRLVEEAQSREAPVQRLADKVSGHFTYGVMALSAATFLFWSLFGSRILPAALCQGSSVSLALQLSCSVLVVACPCALGLATPTAMLVGTSLGATRGLLLRGGNILEKFSMVNTIVFDKTGTLTIGRPVVTKVVTPKYLGGNKTNLNWSEVDILKLAAGVEANTVHPIGKAIVEAAQAISCQNVKVADGTFMEEPGSGAVASIDERKVSVGTLDWVQRHGVVENPFQEVEDHQNQSFVYVGVDNTLAGLIYFEDQIREDAGQVVRSLSRQGINVYMLSGDKRNAAEYVGSEVGIPKEKVLSGVKPEEKKKFICKLQEDQNIVAMVGDGINDAAALASSHIGIAMGAGVGAASEVSSVVLMGNRLSQLLDALELSRLTIKTVKQNLWWAFAYNIVGIPIAAGMLLPITGTILTPSIAGALMGLSSIGVTANSLFLRFRFASKQKQIYGSSVDARTYVKSDIEDQREKVEYPHSDAR from the exons ATGGACTCCGCATTATCCACTTCTACCACTCTCTTCGCCGTCTCCAAAGCCCTAAACCGCCGCCTCTCAACCTCCACCGCCATTCAATGCCTTCCGGCGAAGCTCCTTTCCCGCCGCCTCAGCTACATTTGCGGCTTCTACGGTGGTCTTAATGGCGGCGCCGCTCGCTTGGCTTCGTTCTCTTCTTCTTCGCCGTCACTGTCGTCATCGTCTCTCAAAACCTTGTGTGCTGTTGAGGCTTCGTTACGGCGTCGTCTCCAGTGCGTTTCCAGCTCTTCTGCTGCTTCTTTTGCTTCTGGTGGTGGAAATGGAGGGTTTGGTGGGGAGAGTGGCGGcggagatggtggtggtgggggCGGTAAGAGTGGATCCGATAGTGGTAGTGGTGAGTCGAATTTGGTGGGTGGTGCTGGGGATGAGGCTTCGGCTCGTTCCTCGGAGGTCATAATTCTTGATGTTGGA GGAATGACATGCGGTGGATGTGCAGCCAGTGTGAAGAGAATTCTAGAAAGCCAA CCACAAGTGTCATCAGCTACAGTAAATCTCACAACAGAAACTGCAATCGTGTGGCCTTTGTCTGAAGCCAAGGTTGTACCAAACTGGCATCAACAATTAGGAGAAACACTTGCAAAACATTTGACAAGTTGTGGATTCAAGTCTAGCCTTCGAG ATTCAGGGGGAGAAAATTTTCGTAAACTTTTCCAaaggaaaatggaagaaaagcaCAATCGCCTTAAAGAAAGTG gTCGTGAGCTTGCTTTCTCTTGGGCTTTATGTGCTGTCTGCCTGTTAGGTCACCTTTCTCATTTTTTTGGAGCCAAGGCTGCATGGCTCCATGCATTTCATTCCACAGGATTTCATATATCCTTGTCTTTGTTTACATTGCTTGGTCCTGGAAGGCATCTTATCCATGATGGTATGAAGAGCCTTTTCAGAGGGACTCCAAATATGAATACTTTGGTTGGTCTTGGGGCTTTGTCATCGTTTACTGTTAGTTCATTGGCTGCCTTTATCCCTAAACTG GGTTGGAAGACCTTTTTTGAGGAACCAATTATGTTGATAGCATTCGTCTTGTTAGGGAGGAATCTTGAGCAGAGAGCGAAAATTAAAGCAACCAGTGATATGACAGGACTTCTCAGTATTTTACCATCAAAAGCTCGTCTTCTGTTGAATAATGATGGAAAAGAAGTAGACTCAACAGTTGAAGTTCCATGTAACAGTCTCCAAATTGGCGACCAAATTGTTGTACTACCTGGT GACCGTGTTCCAGTTGATGGAATTGTCAGAGCTGGCAGAAGCACCGTCGACGAGTCAAGTTTCACTGGGGAGCCATTACCAGCGACTAAACTACCTGGG AGCCAAGTTGAAGCTGGAAGCATAAATCTTAATGGGACACTTACTGTTGAAGTGCGGAGACCAGGTGGAGAGAGTGCAATGGGAGACATCATTCGTTTGGTGGAGGAAGCACAAAGTAGGGAAGCTCCTGTACAGCGCCTGGCTGACAAG GTCTCTGGGCACTTCACTTATGGAGTTATGGCACTCTCTGCTGCTACGTTTTTGTTCTGGAGTTTATTTGGTTCACGTATTCTACCTGCTGCCTTGTGTCAAGGAAGTTCAGTTTCATTGGCACTGCAGCTTTCTTGCAGTGTTCTG GTTGTTGCTTGTCCCTGTGCACTTGGCTTAGCCACACCTACGGCTATGCTG gtGGGAACATCACTGGGAGCAACAAGAGGACTGCTTTTGCGTGGTGGAAATATTTTGGAGAAGTTTTCGATGGTGAACACTATTGTGTTTGACAAAACAGGGACGTTGACAATTGGTAGACCTGTTGTCACAAAGGTTGTGACCCCAAAATATTTGGG CGGAAACAAGACAAATCTTAATTGGTCAGAAGTTGACATTTTAAAGTTAGCTGCTGGTGTAGAAGCAAATACAGTTCATCCAATTGGGAAAGCTATTGTGGAAGCTGCTCAGGCTATTAGTTGTCAGAATGTGAAG GTGGCAGATGGAACATTCATGGAAGAACCTGGGTCTGGTGCTGTTGCATCCATTGATGAAAGAAAGGTTTCTGTTGGGACCCTGGACTGGGTTCAAAG ACATGGAGTCGTTGAAAATCCCTTTCAAGAAGTGGAGGATCATCAGAATCAATCTTTCGTCTATGTTGGAGTTGATAATACTCTTGCTGGTCTTATTTATTTTGAGGATCAAATCAGGGAAGATGCTGGCCAAGTAGTCAGATCTTTGTCCAGGCAGGGAATAAATGTATACATGCTGTCGGGGGACAAAAGAAATGCAGCTGAGTATGTAGGATCTGAAGTTGGTATTCCAAAAGAGAAG GTTCTATCTGGTGTTAAACCAGAGGAAAAGAAGAAGTTCATATGCAAACTTCAAGAGGATCAAAATATTGTAGCTATGGTTGGTGATGGAATCAATGATGCTGCTGCCTTAGCTTCATCACACATTGGAATTGCCATGGGTGCTGGTGTTGGAGCTGCTAGTGAGGTGTCTTCTGTTGTGTTAATGGGGAACCGACTCTCACAG TTGCTTGATGCGTTGGAGTTAAGCAGGCTAACCATCAAGACAGTGAAGCAAAATCTATGGTGGGCTTTTGCATACAATATA GTTGGAATCCCAATTGCAGCTGGAATGTTGCTGCCGATAACTGGGACCATACTGACTCCATCAATTGCTGGAGCCCTCATGGGCTTAAGTTCGATTGGAGTAACCGCAAACTCATTGTTTCTGAGATTCAGATTTGCATCAAAGCAGAAGCAAATATATGGATCATCTGTGGACGCACGAACTTACGTAAAATCTGATATTGAGGACCAAAGAGAGAAAGTAGAGTATCCGCATTCTGATGCTAGATAA